One part of the Rhodococcus oxybenzonivorans genome encodes these proteins:
- a CDS encoding MCE family protein, with the protein MTDSGGKKKLAALVLVAGLLAIIAFSLAMFNGAFTESTPVTVTSDRAGLVMEPDAKVKLLGVEVGRVGSVEHVTGGAELKLDMYPDMMSLIPSNAAVEIKSTTVFGAKYVNFVMPEDPATTHLEPGAVIASDNVTVEFNSVFQHLTDVLDQIEPEKLNATLGAIASALRGRGDELGALLEQSDRYLAKVNPSLPQLQEDLAKAAVVTNVYADTAPELLQTLDNVTATSRTVVEEQDNLDAVLLNATGLADTANTVLTDNEQGLTDTLDLLLPTTDLLAEYSPEISCFLVGLNNVIPLAEQLIGGNQPGIALSASFMYGQEPYSYPEDLPKVNASGGPNCAGLPNPDPNVHAKFLVADTGTVPFVPSTEVQVHMPKVFQILFAGVYPEPGGQ; encoded by the coding sequence ATGACTGATTCGGGCGGAAAGAAGAAGCTCGCGGCTCTCGTCCTCGTCGCGGGTCTGCTGGCGATCATCGCCTTCTCGCTTGCCATGTTTAACGGCGCTTTCACGGAATCGACACCGGTCACGGTCACCTCCGACCGGGCGGGCCTGGTCATGGAACCGGACGCGAAGGTGAAGCTGCTCGGCGTCGAGGTCGGTCGCGTCGGCTCCGTCGAGCATGTCACCGGCGGTGCCGAACTGAAGCTCGACATGTACCCCGACATGATGTCGCTGATCCCTTCCAACGCCGCGGTGGAGATCAAGTCGACTACCGTATTCGGCGCCAAATATGTCAACTTCGTCATGCCGGAAGATCCCGCCACCACGCATCTCGAACCGGGCGCCGTCATCGCCTCCGACAACGTCACCGTAGAGTTCAACTCGGTCTTCCAGCATCTGACGGATGTGCTCGATCAAATCGAACCCGAGAAGCTCAACGCGACGCTGGGGGCTATCGCCTCCGCGCTGCGCGGTCGCGGCGACGAACTCGGTGCACTGCTCGAACAGAGCGACCGCTACCTCGCCAAGGTGAACCCCAGTCTCCCTCAGTTGCAGGAGGATCTGGCGAAGGCGGCCGTGGTCACGAACGTCTACGCCGACACCGCCCCGGAACTGCTGCAAACGCTCGACAACGTGACCGCTACCAGCCGCACGGTGGTCGAGGAACAGGACAATCTCGACGCAGTGCTGTTGAACGCCACGGGATTGGCCGATACGGCGAATACGGTGCTGACCGACAACGAGCAGGGCCTGACGGACACCCTCGACCTCCTGCTCCCCACCACGGACCTACTCGCGGAATACTCGCCGGAGATCTCCTGCTTCCTCGTCGGCCTCAACAACGTCATTCCCCTTGCCGAACAACTCATCGGCGGCAATCAGCCGGGAATCGCGTTGAGTGCGAGCTTCATGTATGGCCAGGAGCCCTACAGTTACCCGGAGGATCTGCCGAAGGTGAATGCGTCCGGAGGACCGAACTGCGCCGGCCTCCCGAATCCTGATCCGAACGTGCACGCCAAGTTCCTCGTCGCTGACACGGGTACTGTGCCGTTCGTGCCGTCGACCGAAGTACAGGTACACATGCCGAAGGTCTTCCAGATTTTGTTCGCCGGTGTCTACCCGGAGCCGGGTGGGCAGTGA
- a CDS encoding MCE family protein — MTVRSTTVKLAIFATVMTLIFVGLAVVFSQYRFSTSKDYSATFVDVSGLKPGDKVRIAGVPVGAVKDVKIDDDNLADVEFDVESKYSLFEGTKATVRYENLVGDRYMELLEGAGSVEPLPEGGSIPVDQTSPALDLDLLLGGFKPLLRALNPQQVNDLSAALVQVFQGQGGTLVSLLGSTSSFTNTLADRDQLIGEVITNLNEVLGTINNRGDQFRSTLDQLQQLVSGLAQDRDPIGDAIPRIAGGTGDLAELLEGVRPPLQSTVAEANRTATQLQMGEETLDWVLQNLPDAYRRLIRIGTYGSFFQMYVCTVKFKFTGPEGSDLLLNMPGGQTAGRCAP; from the coding sequence GTGACCGTGAGAAGCACAACCGTCAAGCTCGCGATCTTCGCGACCGTGATGACCCTGATCTTCGTTGGTCTCGCAGTGGTGTTCAGCCAGTACCGTTTCAGCACGTCCAAGGACTACTCGGCGACCTTCGTCGATGTGTCCGGCCTCAAACCGGGTGACAAGGTACGCATTGCGGGTGTGCCGGTCGGCGCGGTCAAGGACGTGAAGATCGACGACGACAACCTTGCCGACGTGGAGTTCGACGTGGAGTCGAAGTACTCGTTGTTCGAGGGAACGAAGGCTACCGTCCGATACGAGAACCTCGTCGGTGACCGCTACATGGAACTCCTCGAGGGTGCGGGGTCGGTGGAGCCGCTTCCGGAGGGCGGGTCCATCCCGGTGGATCAGACATCGCCCGCACTCGACCTGGACCTCTTGCTCGGTGGGTTCAAGCCGCTCCTGCGTGCGTTGAATCCGCAGCAGGTCAATGATCTCTCGGCGGCGTTGGTGCAGGTCTTCCAGGGGCAGGGCGGCACACTCGTGTCACTGCTGGGCAGTACCAGTTCGTTCACCAACACACTCGCGGACCGCGACCAGTTGATCGGTGAGGTCATCACCAACCTCAACGAGGTTCTCGGAACCATCAACAACCGCGGTGATCAGTTCAGGTCCACTCTCGATCAACTGCAGCAATTGGTGAGCGGCCTCGCGCAGGACCGCGATCCGATCGGTGACGCCATCCCGAGGATCGCCGGCGGCACCGGCGACCTTGCGGAGTTGCTCGAAGGCGTCCGCCCGCCGCTGCAGAGCACCGTTGCGGAGGCGAATCGCACTGCGACGCAGCTGCAGATGGGCGAAGAGACTCTCGATTGGGTGCTCCAGAACCTGCCGGACGCCTATCGCCGACTCATCCGAATCGGCACGTACGGCAGCTTCTTCCAGATGTACGTGTGCACGGTCAAGTTCAAGTTCACCGGACCGGAGGGATCGGATCTGCTTCTCAACATGCCAGGCGGACAGACAGCGGGGAGGTGTGCACCGTAA
- a CDS encoding MCE family protein, producing the protein MRQERNPVQVGLIGVAVSAMIVIATLQYDQLQFLSGGTHYNAMFEDAGGLMAGDTVTLAGVDVGKVSDVELDGQHVLVTFTVEDGIALGDVTEADIKTNTILGRKSLAVTPRGTETLPVGSTIPLDRTNSPYSLNDALGDLTTTVSELDTDQVNDALNAMSGALENTPPELRTALDGLTRLSESINSRDETLKQLLSRAENVTGILAERSGQINSLIVDGNELLGELDRRRAAISQLIVNISAVSRQLTGLVQDNQEQMKPTLDKLNSVVDILQRNKDNISQALDGLAPYATQLGESVGSGPFFMAYVYNIGIGNLLQGLNDAILWPEHLPNDLQAYLQTGPSLELRPR; encoded by the coding sequence ATGAGACAAGAACGCAATCCCGTCCAGGTCGGGCTGATCGGAGTGGCAGTCTCCGCCATGATCGTGATCGCCACCCTCCAGTACGACCAGCTCCAGTTCCTGTCGGGCGGAACACATTACAATGCCATGTTCGAGGACGCCGGTGGCCTGATGGCAGGTGACACGGTCACCCTGGCGGGGGTCGACGTGGGCAAGGTCTCCGACGTCGAGCTGGACGGGCAGCATGTGCTCGTCACCTTCACTGTCGAGGACGGCATAGCACTCGGTGATGTGACCGAGGCGGATATCAAGACAAATACCATTCTCGGCCGCAAGTCGCTTGCGGTCACTCCGCGAGGAACGGAGACGCTGCCGGTGGGATCGACAATCCCGCTGGACCGCACCAATTCGCCCTACTCGCTCAACGATGCACTCGGCGACCTCACCACGACGGTGTCCGAGCTCGATACCGATCAGGTCAACGACGCGCTGAACGCGATGTCGGGTGCGCTCGAGAACACCCCTCCGGAGCTGCGCACCGCGCTCGACGGGCTGACCCGGTTGTCGGAAAGCATCAATTCACGCGACGAAACGCTGAAGCAGTTGCTCTCTCGCGCCGAGAACGTGACGGGCATACTCGCCGAGCGCAGCGGCCAGATCAACTCGCTGATCGTCGACGGCAACGAACTGCTGGGTGAACTCGACCGTCGCCGGGCCGCGATCAGCCAATTGATCGTGAACATCTCGGCGGTGTCGAGACAACTGACGGGCCTGGTGCAGGACAACCAGGAGCAGATGAAGCCGACGCTCGACAAACTGAACTCTGTGGTCGACATCCTCCAACGCAACAAGGACAACATTTCGCAGGCGCTCGACGGCCTCGCACCGTACGCGACGCAGCTGGGTGAATCTGTGGGGAGCGGGCCCTTCTTCATGGCGTACGTCTACAACATCGGTATCGGCAACCTGCTGCAGGGGCTGAACGACGCGATCCTGTGGCCGGAGCATCTGCCGAACGACCTGCAGGCATACCTGCAAACCGGGCCGTCCCTCGAGCTGAGGCCGCGATGA
- a CDS encoding MCE family protein → MTHTEETGARKKWWIRGAIAGVVVALIVGGLVVFLPRLFENTITAYFPTTTGLYSGDDVRVLGVKVGSVGEIEPGPDFAKVTMSVDKSVDIPADAKAIIVAPSLVSGRFVQLTPVYAGGPTMQDGADIPVERTAVPVEWDEIKSELNKLSEALGPQGADPQGSLGTFIDTAADNLDGNGESLRNTLRELSETMRTLSDGRTDLFSTIRNLQTFVAALSSSNEQIVQFEGRLASVSNLLATNSDELGTALIDLDLALGDVNRFVVENRAALTEQVGRLADATQVLADKRPQLEQTLHVAPTALANFSNIYKPAQGSLVGAVAFANFGNPVNFMCGAIQSLQANDSQRSADLCTQYLSPVLNSLTMNYLPILSNPTTGVNAFPDQLQYSPPSLAGSVPPRSAPPATGALAGIPTVAVPRDLNDLLQPGGGR, encoded by the coding sequence ATGACACACACAGAAGAAACCGGTGCGCGGAAGAAGTGGTGGATTCGCGGTGCGATCGCCGGCGTCGTGGTGGCCCTGATCGTCGGCGGCCTGGTCGTCTTTCTGCCGCGACTGTTCGAGAACACCATCACCGCGTACTTTCCGACCACGACCGGCCTCTATTCCGGGGACGACGTGCGGGTGTTGGGCGTCAAGGTGGGCAGCGTCGGCGAGATCGAGCCGGGACCCGACTTCGCCAAGGTCACCATGAGCGTCGACAAGAGTGTGGATATCCCCGCCGACGCCAAGGCGATCATCGTTGCGCCGAGCCTGGTGTCCGGTCGGTTCGTCCAGTTGACGCCCGTCTATGCCGGGGGCCCGACCATGCAGGACGGTGCAGATATTCCGGTGGAGCGCACCGCGGTGCCGGTGGAGTGGGACGAGATCAAGTCGGAGCTGAACAAACTGTCCGAAGCGCTCGGACCGCAGGGCGCCGACCCGCAGGGATCGCTGGGAACCTTCATCGACACCGCAGCGGACAACCTCGACGGCAACGGTGAATCCCTGCGCAACACTCTGCGTGAACTGTCGGAGACCATGCGGACGCTGTCCGACGGACGGACCGATCTGTTCTCCACCATCCGGAACCTGCAAACATTCGTAGCAGCCCTGTCGTCGAGCAACGAGCAGATCGTGCAGTTCGAGGGACGGCTCGCCTCGGTGTCGAACTTGCTCGCCACCAATTCGGACGAACTCGGCACCGCCCTGATCGACCTGGATCTCGCACTGGGCGACGTCAACCGGTTCGTCGTCGAGAACAGGGCCGCGCTCACCGAGCAGGTCGGTCGCCTGGCCGATGCTACCCAGGTGCTCGCCGACAAGCGACCGCAGCTGGAACAGACGCTGCACGTCGCCCCCACGGCACTGGCCAACTTCAGCAACATCTACAAGCCGGCGCAGGGGTCCTTGGTCGGAGCCGTGGCATTCGCGAACTTCGGCAACCCCGTCAACTTCATGTGTGGGGCGATCCAAAGTTTGCAAGCCAACGATTCCCAGCGCAGCGCCGATCTGTGCACGCAATACCTGTCGCCGGTGCTGAACTCGCTCACGATGAACTACCTGCCCATTCTCAGCAATCCCACGACAGGCGTGAACGCGTTCCCGGATCAGCTTCAGTACAGTCCGCCGAGCCTGGCCGGATCGGTACCCCCGCGGTCCGCACCTCCGGCGACGGGTGCGCTGGCCGGAATACCGACGGTCGCGGTGCCGAGGGACTTGAACGACCTGCTGCAGCCGGGAGGTGGACGATGA